The Streptomyces sp. NBC_00459 DNA segment GCCGCGCACGAGGACTGCGGCGCGGTCGGCGATGTCGAGTACGGCGGCGGCGAACTGCTCCACGACCAGGACGGCCACGCCCTGCCGGGCGATCTCGGCGACCTGCTCGTACAGTCGGGCGACCACCAACGGGGCGAGCCCCATGGAGAGTTCGTCCAGGAGCAGGACCGCCGGGTCGGTGGCGAGCCCTCGCGCCAGGGCGAGCATCTGCTGTTCGCCGCCTGACATCGTGCCCGCCGGCTGCGAGGCACGCTGGGCGAGGACGGGGAAGCGGCTGAACGCGATCTCCTCGATCTCGGCCCGGCTGCGGCCGGTGTAGGTCATCATCAGGAGGTTGTCGCGCACCGAGAGGTTGGGGAACACCCCACGACCCTCGGGGATCAGACAGACTCCGGCGCGGGCCAGGTCGCGTGGCGCGGCGCCCGTCATGTCCCGCCCGCCCAGCAGGAGTTGGCCGGACTTTGCAGAGTGGATGCCCGCAGCGACGTTCAACGTGGTCGTCTTTCCGGCGCCGTTGGGGCCGAGCAGCGCCACCACCTCGCCTGCGGCGACGCTCAGATCGACTCCGTGCAGGACGGTGATCCGTTCGTGGGCGGCGCGGATGCCGCGCAGTTCGATCAGCGCGTTCACGCGTCCCCCAGATAGGCGGCAAGGACCGTCTCGTCGTTGCGGATCACCTCGGGTGGGCCGACGGCGATGACCTTCCCCAGGTCGAGGACGTACACGTCGTCGCACACACTCATGACGAGGCTCATGTCGTGTTCGACGAGGACGACCGCGGTGCCGTCGTCGGCGAGTGAGCGCAGAAGGGCCGCGAAGCGCTCGGTCTCCTCGGCGTCCTGTCCGGCGGCGGGTTCGTCGAGCAGGAGCACCTTGGGGCGCAGTGCCAGCGCCCGGCCGACCTCGACGAGACGGCCGACACCGGTGGGCAGGCTGTCGGGGGCGGTGTCGGCGATGCCGGTGAGCCCGAGCCGGTCGAGGATCTCCGTGACGACGGCGACCGCGCGCGGCCGTTCGGGGCCGAGTTCGGCGGCGACGAGCAGGTTGTCGCGGACGCTGAGCCGGCCGAACAGTTCCAACCGCTGGAACGTACGGGCGAGTCCACAGTGGGCGCGGGCGGAGGGGCGCATCCGGGTGACATCCCGGTCGCCGAGGAGGACCCGCCCCGAGGACGGTCTGCGCAGCCCGGAAGCGACGTCGAACAGGGTGCTCTTTCCTGCCCCGTTGGGCCCGATGAGCCCGGTGACACGGCCGGGCTCGGCGGTCATGCCGACCCCGTCCAGCGCCCGGTTCCCACCGAAGGAAACCGTCACTCCACTAACTCGCAGCGACGCCACGGGCCAGCACCTCCCCGTCCTCCGGGCGCCAGGCACGCCGTACGCCCCACCACTCGACCGGAATCTCCGGCTCGGCCGCCGGTGCCTGCCGGACACCCGCCCATGTCCGTAGTGCCAGTGCCACGACGACGGCTCCGCCCAGGAAGGTCCAGCCGTCGATGACGTCGCCGAGGCGCAGCAGCCAGGCCGTGACCAGCCAGGCGACGAGCGCCGTGAGCGCGACGCGGTCACGGCCGAGCGGCTCCCACTGGCGCCGGAGGTGGGACGAGATGCCGTCCGGGCTCTTGCCCAGGCCCATGCCTGCGAGGGCGGGCAGCAGGGCGACCGGATTCTGCAGCGCGGGCGCCACCACGATCAGGGCGTTGGTCGGTCCGACGAGGGCCGTACCGGTGAACAGGCCGTTGCCGACCGCGCCGAGGCCGCCGATCACCGCGACCAGGAAGATCGGCAGTCCGGCCACGAGGTTGAACTGGTCGGGGGTGATGGCCCGTTGCTGCATTCCGTAGAGCGCACCGCCGAGGCCCGCGATCCCGGACGCCAGCGCGAACACGAGCACCTTGGCGACGAGCAGGTTGCCGCCGAGGGTGGCGTAGGCGGCCTCGCTGTCGCGCAGGGCGATCAGCCGCCGTCCGAACCGGCCCCGCCGCAGCGCCGCCACACCGATCGACGCGAGGGCGAGACAGACCGCGGCGAGCACCATCAGCTCCTCCCCGCTGTCCAGCCGCAGCCCGAACAGCGAGGGCCCGGTCACTTCGACCGAGCCCTGGTCGAACAGCGCGATCTCGACACCGAAGACATGGAACGCGGGGAGGGTGAAGATCCAGCGGTCGAGTACGACGGCGAAGGCGGCGGTCCCCAGCGCCAGGTACACACCGGACAGCCGCAGCGCGGGCAGCGCGATCAGTGCCCCGGCGACCGCCGAGACCAGCACCGCCAGACCCAGCGCCCACAGCTGACCGTGGTCCCCGAAGTGCGCCCAGACGACCGCGCCGATCCCGGCCATGCTCAGCTGGCACAGGGAGATCTGGCCCGCGTAACCGGTCAGGGGGACGTACGAGAGGGCCACCACGCCGAGCGCGAAGACCGGCCCGTAGGTGATGAGGTCGGCCTCGCCGAGCATCGAGGCCAGCACGATGCCGAACGCGACGGTCGCCGCGGCGAAGACCAGCGTGCCGCGTGGCGTGGGCACCGGGACCGGGGCCAGCCGTCGGTCGCGTCCGCGCAGCCGCCGGTGCGGGAACAGCAGCAGGGCGATGAAGAGGAGCAGTGCGGGGGCGGCCAGGCGCAGGCCGGGCAGGTAGTCGTTCTGCGGCAGGTAGCCGGTCAGATAGCTCTCCGTGCAGCCGATGACGACGGCCCCGATGAAGGTGAGCGGCACGCTGCGCAGCCGGCCGAAGACGGCTGCGGTGTAGGCGCTGACGATCAGCAGGGAGAGCTGCGCCGCGTCGAGGGTGACGCTCGGTGCGATCAAGATGCCGCCGAGCGCGGCGAGTTGGGTGCCCATGATCCAGGCGGCCTTGTTGGCCCGTACGGGATCGGCGCCGGTGAGTCCGACGAGTGCGCGGTCGTCGACGGTGGCGCGCATCTCGGCGCCGGCGCGGGTGCGGTAGAGCAGGACGCGCAGTCCGGCGGCGACCGCGAGGGCCACGCCCATGGTGATGGCCTGGTGCCAGGTGACGGCTGCCGGACCGATGTGGAAGGGGGCGCGGTCGGCGAGGAAGGCGGGCAGCGGCCGGGCCACGTTCGGGTCCCAGATCCAGCGGGCGACCCCGATGAGTCCGCTGAGCAGCGCGACCGTCATCACCAGCCGTTCCGCCTCGCCGAGCGCCTGGACCGGCCGCAGGATGAACCGCTCGACGAGCAGTCCGAACGCCGGAGCGAGCAGGAGCAGTACGACGGCCAGCGCGACCGGCACCGGCCAGCCCCAGCCGACGGTGAGCTGCCAGTAGGTGAAGGCCGAGAACATGCCCGCGGCGCCGTGCGCGAAGTTGAAGACGCCGGTGGTGGTGTAGGTGAGTACGAGGCCGCTGCCGATGACCGCGTAGATCGCGGCGGTGCTGAGGCCGACGATGCCGAAGGTGAGGAACTGGTCCATGACGCGCCGTCACTCGATGTCGGGGTCGGCCGACCGAGTGGTCCCCTCTCTGGGGGTGGAAACTAGCTTCTCAATTGGAGAGAATCAAGCATTCGGACAATGCTGGGAGAAACGATGACCGGACAGCGCAGGGGAACCGCGATCGCCATGACCGAGCCGGAAAGGGACGCGTTTCTGCGCACCCGGCCCATATGCCGGGTGGCCACCGTCGGGGCGGGCGGACACCCCCACGTCAGTGCCCTGTGGTTCGTGTGGGACGGGACGGCCCTGTGGCTCAACTCGCTGGTCCGCAGCCAGCGTTGGACCGACCTGGACCGGGATCCGCGGATCGGCGTGATCGTCGACGACGGGGGCTCCGACTTCACGCGACTGCGGGGCGTGGAGCTGCGGGGCCGCGTGGAGGTGATCGGCGAGACCCCCCGGAAGGGGGCACCCGTGGATGAACTCCGGGAGCCGGAACGGCTGTTCGCGGACAAGTACGCGGACGGCCGCGACTTCCCGTACGACGGGCGGCACGCCTGGCTTCGGGTGACGGCGGAGAAGGTGGTGAGCTGGGACTTCTCGAAACTGCGGCGGGACCGTTGACGCCTTCACGACCTCCATGAGAACCTTCCGCTCACTTTGAGAGAATGGAATTCTCAATGTCCACTGACGACCTGATGGACATCCAGCAACTGCTGGCCCGGTACGCGGTGTACATCACCCAGGGGAACCTGGACGGCGTGCTCGCGGTCTTCACCCCCGACGGGACCTACAGCGCCTTCGGCGACACCTACGCCCTCGACGAGTTCCCGGCACTGGTCGCGGCGGCGCCCAAGGGTCTCTTCCTCACCGGGACGGCCGTCGTCGAGCCGGGCGCGGACGAGAACTCCGCGTCCGGCACACAGCCCCTGTGCTTCGTCGACCACACCACCCACGATCTGCGCATCGGCTACTACAACGACACCTACGCGCGCACCGCCGACGGCTGGCGGTTGCGCACCCGCGCCATGACGTTCATCCGCCGCAGCGGCGCGCACGACTCGGGACGCCCGCACGCCTACCAGCGCCCGGGGACATGAACGTCACCGAGTTCCGCACGGACCTGCGGCGCTGGCTCGACACGAACGACCTCTCCCCCGGCCCCGGAGACTCGCTCGACGCGCAGGTCGCGCAGCTCGCCCGGGTCCGGCGCGCGCTGTACGAGGCCGGGTGGATGCGGTACGGGTGGCCCGCCGAGGTGAGGGGGCTGGGCGGGCCCGCCGTACTGCGCGCGGTACTCGGCGAGGAGGTCGCCACCCGGGGCCTGGCCGAGCCAGGGATCTACTCCATGGTCGAGGTCCTGGCCCCGACGATGATCTCGTACGCGCGTCCGGAGCTGGCCGCCGAGACGGTCCCGCTGCTGCTCGGCGGACGGGAACAGTGGTGCCAGGGCTTCTCCGAACCGGGCTCGGGCAGCGACCTGGCCTCGATCACCACCAGGGCCGTCCCCCGGGGCGACGACTGGGTGGTGACGGGCCAGAAGGTGTGGACGAGCCTCGCCCAGTACTCCGCCCGCTGTGTCCTGCTCACCCGCACGGCCCCCGGCCACGCGGGCATCACCGCGTTCTTCGTCGACATGGACACCCCGGGGATCACCGTCCGCCCGCTGCGCACGATGCACGGCGTGGACGAGTTCGCGGAGGTGTTCTTCGACGACGTGGTCGTCCCCGGCGACCGGATGCTGGGCCGCCCGGGCGACGGCTGGCAGCTGGCCATGGACCTGCTGCCGCACGAGCGCTCGACGTGCTTCTGGCACCGGATCGCCCACCTCTACACCCGACTCGACCACCTGCTGGAGCAGACGCCCGCAGCCCGCTCCGCCCAGGACGACGACACCCTCGGCGCCACATACCTCGCCCTGCACACCGTCCGCTGCCGCTCCCACGCGACACAGCGACGCCTGGCGGAAGGGGAGCACCTGGGCCCGGAGACCTCGGTCGACAAAGTCCTGCTGGCCACGGCGGAGCAACAACTCTACGACACCGTACGGGACTTGCTGCCCGGCGTGCTGGAGCTGACGGAGACGTCCTGGCGGTCGGAGTACCTGTACTCGCGCGCGGCGACCATCTACGGCGGTACCGCCGAGATCCAGCGGAACATCATCGCCCGCCGGTTGCTGAACCTCGGAAGGGAGTAGTCATGGACGCCGCCGAACAGGACCTGCTCGCCGGGACACTCCGCAAGACGATGGCGACGGCCACGGGTCCGGCGCTCGACACCGCGCTGACCGACCTCGGCTGGGCCGACCTGCTGACGGAGGTGCCCGAGGTCGCTGTCCCGCTCGTCTTCCGGCTGCTGGGCGAGACCGGCGCCCACGCCCCGCTCCTCAACGACGTGGTGCTGCACGCGGCCGGCCGAACGATCGGCGGCACGCTGCCGGTGCCGTACACGGGCGGCTCGTGGGTGGTGTGGGAGCGTGGTGGGGGCGAGAGGCAGGATCTCTGCCTCGACGGTGAACTGCCCTTGCGGGTCTGCCCTGTCGGGGAGCCTGTGCCACTCGGCGCAGGTCGGCGGGCGCTCGGCTGGTGGCTGCTGGGCACCGGGCGGGCCATGCTCACGCTGGCCAGGACGCACGTGCTGGACCGGACCCAGTTCGGCCGGCCCCTCGCTTCCTTCCAGGCCGTACGGCACCGGCTCGCGGAGACACTCGTCGCCCTCGACGGCGCCGAGGCGACTCTCGTGGCCGCCGACGACGACCTCGGCGCGCTGCTGGCCAAGGCCGCGGCCGGGCGGGCGGCGCTGACCGCGGCCCGGCACTGCCAGCAGGTCCTGGGCGGTATCGGCTTCACCGCCGAGCACGATCTGCACCGGCATGTCCGGCGAACACTCGTACTGGACGGACTGCTGGGCAGTTCACGGGAGTTGACACGGGAGGCGGGCGCGCTCGTACGGGAGGGGCGGTCGGCTCCTCGGCTGGTTCAGCTCTGACACCCACCCTCCTTCTCACCTTGGGAGCCCCTGTGAAGGATCTCTGGAGTGACCTGCTCGCGTGTCTCGAACTCCGACCCGCCGACGCGGACATGGAGTTCGCGGGGGCCAACCAACGTCTCGACCATCACCGGCTGTTCGGCGGGCAGTTGCTCGCCCAGTTCGTGCGGGCGGCCTCACTGGCCTGCCCGGACAAGGCGGTGAAGTCCGTACACGCCCTCTTCGCCCGCGCGGGGCGGCCCGACGAGCCCGTCCGGTACGAGGTGACGTGTCATCACCAGGGCTCCACCTTCGCGACGTTGGGGATCATCGCCCGTCAGTCTCCCGGGGTCATGGCCACCGCCGCGGTGTCGATGCACGCCCCCGAGGACGGCCCCGACCACCAGACACCGTTCCACGTCCCGGCCGTTCCCGGCGAGGAGCACTCCGTGGAGCTGGGTCTGCTGCCCTGGGACACCCGCGCGGTCACCGACCTCGACACCCCCGAGCCGGAGGCGCCCGAGTACGAACTCTGGATGCGCACCCCGGCCGCCGAGCCCGAACTGGCTCCGGCCCTCACGGCGTACGCCACCGATCTGAGCCTCATCGGCACCGCGCTGCGCCAGGTCGAAGGGGTCGGCCAGCACGATGCGAACAAGGTGTTCACCTCGGCCGTGACGGCGCACACCGTCCGCTTTCACCGGCCCTTCCGGACGGACTCCTGGCTGCTTCTGCGCCAGCACAGCCCCCTTGTGGCGCAGGGCCGTTGCTACGGCCGCGGTGACGTTCTCACCGAGGAGGGCTCCCTGGTCGCGTCGTACGCCCAGGAAGCCCTGCTCCGTTTCAAGGACTCGGGGAGTTGACGGTCCGTCAATTCACGGCGCGGGTACCTCGATCACCGTCGCCGAGCCCATCCCCCCGCCGGCGCACATCGCCGCGACGCCGATCCCGCCGCCGCGTCGGCGAAGTTCGTGCACGAGGGTGACCAGCATGCGGGCACCCGTGGCGGCGACCGGATGACC contains these protein-coding regions:
- a CDS encoding ABC transporter ATP-binding protein encodes the protein MNALIELRGIRAAHERITVLHGVDLSVAAGEVVALLGPNGAGKTTTLNVAAGIHSAKSGQLLLGGRDMTGAAPRDLARAGVCLIPEGRGVFPNLSVRDNLLMMTYTGRSRAEIEEIAFSRFPVLAQRASQPAGTMSGGEQQMLALARGLATDPAVLLLDELSMGLAPLVVARLYEQVAEIARQGVAVLVVEQFAAAVLDIADRAAVLVRGRIQRQGHPDDGLRAELSALYLGSSA
- a CDS encoding ABC transporter ATP-binding protein, with translation MASLRVSGVTVSFGGNRALDGVGMTAEPGRVTGLIGPNGAGKSTLFDVASGLRRPSSGRVLLGDRDVTRMRPSARAHCGLARTFQRLELFGRLSVRDNLLVAAELGPERPRAVAVVTEILDRLGLTGIADTAPDSLPTGVGRLVEVGRALALRPKVLLLDEPAAGQDAEETERFAALLRSLADDGTAVVLVEHDMSLVMSVCDDVYVLDLGKVIAVGPPEVIRNDETVLAAYLGDA
- a CDS encoding branched-chain amino acid ABC transporter permease, whose translation is MDQFLTFGIVGLSTAAIYAVIGSGLVLTYTTTGVFNFAHGAAGMFSAFTYWQLTVGWGWPVPVALAVVLLLLAPAFGLLVERFILRPVQALGEAERLVMTVALLSGLIGVARWIWDPNVARPLPAFLADRAPFHIGPAAVTWHQAITMGVALAVAAGLRVLLYRTRAGAEMRATVDDRALVGLTGADPVRANKAAWIMGTQLAALGGILIAPSVTLDAAQLSLLIVSAYTAAVFGRLRSVPLTFIGAVVIGCTESYLTGYLPQNDYLPGLRLAAPALLLFIALLLFPHRRLRGRDRRLAPVPVPTPRGTLVFAAATVAFGIVLASMLGEADLITYGPVFALGVVALSYVPLTGYAGQISLCQLSMAGIGAVVWAHFGDHGQLWALGLAVLVSAVAGALIALPALRLSGVYLALGTAAFAVVLDRWIFTLPAFHVFGVEIALFDQGSVEVTGPSLFGLRLDSGEELMVLAAVCLALASIGVAALRRGRFGRRLIALRDSEAAYATLGGNLLVAKVLVFALASGIAGLGGALYGMQQRAITPDQFNLVAGLPIFLVAVIGGLGAVGNGLFTGTALVGPTNALIVVAPALQNPVALLPALAGMGLGKSPDGISSHLRRQWEPLGRDRVALTALVAWLVTAWLLRLGDVIDGWTFLGGAVVVALALRTWAGVRQAPAAEPEIPVEWWGVRRAWRPEDGEVLARGVAAS
- a CDS encoding pyridoxamine 5'-phosphate oxidase family protein; its protein translation is MTGQRRGTAIAMTEPERDAFLRTRPICRVATVGAGGHPHVSALWFVWDGTALWLNSLVRSQRWTDLDRDPRIGVIVDDGGSDFTRLRGVELRGRVEVIGETPRKGAPVDELREPERLFADKYADGRDFPYDGRHAWLRVTAEKVVSWDFSKLRRDR
- a CDS encoding nuclear transport factor 2 family protein; this encodes MSTDDLMDIQQLLARYAVYITQGNLDGVLAVFTPDGTYSAFGDTYALDEFPALVAAAPKGLFLTGTAVVEPGADENSASGTQPLCFVDHTTHDLRIGYYNDTYARTADGWRLRTRAMTFIRRSGAHDSGRPHAYQRPGT
- a CDS encoding acyl-CoA dehydrogenase family protein, yielding MNVTEFRTDLRRWLDTNDLSPGPGDSLDAQVAQLARVRRALYEAGWMRYGWPAEVRGLGGPAVLRAVLGEEVATRGLAEPGIYSMVEVLAPTMISYARPELAAETVPLLLGGREQWCQGFSEPGSGSDLASITTRAVPRGDDWVVTGQKVWTSLAQYSARCVLLTRTAPGHAGITAFFVDMDTPGITVRPLRTMHGVDEFAEVFFDDVVVPGDRMLGRPGDGWQLAMDLLPHERSTCFWHRIAHLYTRLDHLLEQTPAARSAQDDDTLGATYLALHTVRCRSHATQRRLAEGEHLGPETSVDKVLLATAEQQLYDTVRDLLPGVLELTETSWRSEYLYSRAATIYGGTAEIQRNIIARRLLNLGRE
- a CDS encoding acyl-CoA dehydrogenase family protein — translated: MDAAEQDLLAGTLRKTMATATGPALDTALTDLGWADLLTEVPEVAVPLVFRLLGETGAHAPLLNDVVLHAAGRTIGGTLPVPYTGGSWVVWERGGGERQDLCLDGELPLRVCPVGEPVPLGAGRRALGWWLLGTGRAMLTLARTHVLDRTQFGRPLASFQAVRHRLAETLVALDGAEATLVAADDDLGALLAKAAAGRAALTAARHCQQVLGGIGFTAEHDLHRHVRRTLVLDGLLGSSRELTREAGALVREGRSAPRLVQL
- a CDS encoding acyl-CoA thioesterase, with the protein product MKDLWSDLLACLELRPADADMEFAGANQRLDHHRLFGGQLLAQFVRAASLACPDKAVKSVHALFARAGRPDEPVRYEVTCHHQGSTFATLGIIARQSPGVMATAAVSMHAPEDGPDHQTPFHVPAVPGEEHSVELGLLPWDTRAVTDLDTPEPEAPEYELWMRTPAAEPELAPALTAYATDLSLIGTALRQVEGVGQHDANKVFTSAVTAHTVRFHRPFRTDSWLLLRQHSPLVAQGRCYGRGDVLTEEGSLVASYAQEALLRFKDSGS